The window CACCCTATTGTCGTGGGAACAAAGATCTTTGATAAAGGCATGATGACATACCAGTACGATTATGGGAAGGAATATACGATACCAATCTACTCTTGGTATATAGAAGGAGGAGATAAAAGGATTCTTGTTGATACTGGTCTCATAGGTGTGATTCAATCTGAAGACAGAGAAAGGGCCATTGGTGGTAAAATCTATACTTTTGAAGAGGGGCTTTCCCTTTACGGCCTCACACCAAAGGATATCGACATAGTAATACATACCCATCTTCATAACGATCATTGCGAAAATGATTTTAAGTGCATAAATGCCGTCTTTTATGCACATGAACTCGAGTTTGAGTCTGCCTACAATCCTCATCCATTGGATTTTAGGTACATGGCTGACTTCATACAGGAGATTGATGAAGCAGGTCAGATGGTACACATAAAAGAGGAAGAATATGAAGTTGTACCAGGTATAAAGATGATTCACACCCCTGCTCACACAAAGGGAGGCATGAGCGTCTTGGTCAATACTGAGAAGGGAATCGCTGGCATAAGCGGTTTCTGTACAATTATGGAAAATTTCTATCCGCCCAATGAGATAAAGGCCATGGAGATGGATGCCATTCCACCAGGAACAAACATAAATCCTTATGAGGCCTATGATCAGGTTATACGGCTTCGTGAAATGGTCGATATTATTCTGCCTCTTCACGAACCTAGATTTGCATCAATGGATGTTATACCGGCGTAAATAATCCCAGATTATGCACATCAAATGCCTGAGAAAAGGATTTTATTTGGATAATTACACAAAATATTGATGTTGGATTTAGGTCACATAGAATATACAGGAGGTAAACATGAAATTAGCTATGCCAATTGAAAACGGGATGTTATCAGGACATTTTGGACATGCTCCTCAATTTGCATTTATTGAAATTGATGAGGCATCTCCGTCTGTGCCCACAGATTTACAGTTGGAAACACCACCGCCTCATGAACCAGGGGTACTTCCAAGGTGGTTAAAGGAGATGGAGGTCACGCACGTTATATGCGGTGGTATTGGAGCAAGGGCAGTGGAATTACTGGAGTCTTCTGGGATAAAGGTGCTAGCTGGGGTAAAGGAAAGAGATCCTGCCAAGATCGTTCAGGAATTTGTTGAAGGACGTATCTCAGGAGTAACTGGCCCAACCTGTGATCATGGGCATCATGGCCATGGAGGCGGCTGTAGCAAATAAATGCGTGGAGGAAACAGTAATGCCAATATATGAATATCTCTGTGAGACCTGTGGTAAGGTAGGAGAATATCTCGTATTTTCTGGAGAAGCTGAATTAAAGTGCAAATTTTGTAGTTCTAGCTCTCTAAAGAAGCTTTTGTCTCCTAGTGCCAAATATTCAGGGCGCCCCTCTAAAGGTTTACCAGGCCATGGAGATACAGGTTGTTGTGGTTCTAGGATAGGGGAGGCCTCAAATTGTAATGGCCCTGGATCATGTTGCGGAAGGGCCTGACAATTTGTAACTAATCATAGGCAATTGCTGCTAAGAAAAGGGAATAAGGTTCAAGGTTCATGGGAATTGAACCTTGAACCTTATTTTTATTGATCAATATGTAAGTGCCTGATCTGCATTCATCACTTCATTGATTAGTTTTCCAGCCTTTACAAGCTCACAGCCGTCCACTAGTTGATCCTTTGAAATCTTCCTTTCCTCGATACAGGGAATACAAACGAAAATCTTCCCTCCAAGGGGTATTATCCCGTCTACTAATTCCTTTAAAGGCTTGAGGCCTGGGGCAGTAATATGTTCATACATCCCCTTGGTACATGCCATGACCCCTTTCC is drawn from Dissulfuribacter thermophilus and contains these coding sequences:
- a CDS encoding N-acyl homoserine lactonase family protein, translated to MAETPIYKIHPIVVGTKIFDKGMMTYQYDYGKEYTIPIYSWYIEGGDKRILVDTGLIGVIQSEDRERAIGGKIYTFEEGLSLYGLTPKDIDIVIHTHLHNDHCENDFKCINAVFYAHELEFESAYNPHPLDFRYMADFIQEIDEAGQMVHIKEEEYEVVPGIKMIHTPAHTKGGMSVLVNTEKGIAGISGFCTIMENFYPPNEIKAMEMDAIPPGTNINPYEAYDQVIRLREMVDIILPLHEPRFASMDVIPA
- a CDS encoding NifB/NifX family molybdenum-iron cluster-binding protein; translated protein: MKLAMPIENGMLSGHFGHAPQFAFIEIDEASPSVPTDLQLETPPPHEPGVLPRWLKEMEVTHVICGGIGARAVELLESSGIKVLAGVKERDPAKIVQEFVEGRISGVTGPTCDHGHHGHGGGCSK
- a CDS encoding FmdB family zinc ribbon protein; this translates as MPIYEYLCETCGKVGEYLVFSGEAELKCKFCSSSSLKKLLSPSAKYSGRPSKGLPGHGDTGCCGSRIGEASNCNGPGSCCGRA
- a CDS encoding DsrE family protein, coding for MAGSIAGKKLVVIITHGLDDPEKATLGLVVANAALAMDVQVTVVFQGKGVMACTKGMYEHITAPGLKPLKELVDGIIPLGGKIFVCIPCIEERKISKDQLVDGCELVKAGKLINEVMNADQALTY